The sequence below is a genomic window from Luteimonas sp. MC1825.
CACAGGCGAAGGCCCCAGCACTGTTCCGGCACGCGGTACACGGCCTGCTCCACCCCGCGGTTGAGGTCGACCTCGAACCGCGAGCGGTGCACCACCACACGGCCCGGCACGCCGGCGATCGCCTGCCCGGTGAACGGGTCCTCTTCGCGCAGGCGCTCGTCGTCTGGCAGGCGCATCGCGGCCGCGACCTCCGGGCGCAGTGCGTGCCCGTCGTGGATGGCGGTGGCGAACACCGGGTCATCGGCGCGCTGCAGCGTCCACCAGGCGGTGGCATGCGGCGACAGGGGCGCGGACGGATCGACGGTGGCCAGGGCGGGCTCCAGGTTTTCGCGCCGCGATGGCGCGGCACCGCCTGTTCTATCCGCCGCGACGTGATCGGGATGTGGCCGCGGGACTCAGCGCAGCGCCACCTCCACGCGTGCGGGCAGCTCGCGAATGCGCAGCTCGCCGTCCTGCCACGCAGCCGGCACGCCGTTGATCGTCGTGGCACCGGGCGTGGACCCGCGACAGGGCCAGGGCAGGACAAGACCGCCCGCCGGCGGCTGCAGGCCGTCCGCGACCTCGAGCACCAGCGCCCCGCCTTCGCGGCGCAGCGCGTAGCCGAGCGTGCCCTGCGGCGTCCGCAGGCCGTGGATGGCAACGCCATGCGCCAGCCAGTCCTCGGGCACCCCGGCCGCAAGCACGATGCTGTCGTCGACCTCGCGCACGTAGGCGAACATGTCCAGCGCCGAGCGCACGAAGTCCGACGCCACCCAGGCGTGCGGCAGGTCGCCGAGGAAGAACGGCGTGCGCGGCGTGGGCGTGACCACCTCGGCCCACTGGTTCCAGGCCGGCGGCGCGCGGTCGGCGAAGAACCATTGCGCCGCTTCCTGCGCGCGCTCGCGCCAGCCCAGGCGCACGAAGGCGCCGACATTGCGCCACTCGTACGGCGTGTAGGCGGTCCACTCGCGCGTGCCGTCGCGGCGCGCGCTGAATTCCCGCCAGTAGCGCTCGAACGTGTTGTGCAGCAGGTCGGTGGGCAGCCGCCCCTGCTCGCCACCCGGCGCAAGCGCAATGGTGGTCGATGTGGCATCGAAGTCGCCGAGTTCCGCGGCACCGGGCAGGTAGTCGATGCCGTGCAGCCGCGCGGCGGCGCGCAGGGACGCATCCAGGTCTTCGCGGAACTGGTCGCGCGCGGCGGCCATGCGCGCGGCGTCATCCAGGTGGCCGAGGGCCTCCGCCACCACCACCGCGTCCTTGTAGCCGCGCAGCGCCCAGAAGTTGTCCCAGTAGGAATGCATCGGCTTGGCCGAATAGCCTTCGTGGCTGATCGACGCCGGCATCATTCCGTAGAAGGCCGGGTTGCGCGCGCGGTTGGCCTGTGTGCGCTCGCTCGCGCGCAGGCGTTCCATGTAGTCGAACGCACCGCGCACGTGCGGCCACATGCGCTCCAGGAACGCGCGGTCGCCGCTGTAGCGCCAGTATTCGGCGATGGTGAACACCAGCTCGCCGTGGCTGTCGTTCTCCGGTACCGGGTCGCTGCCACGGTCGTCGACGCAGCACGGCACCATGCCGTCGTCGAACTGGTGCGGTGCGTACCACTCCAGGTATTCGCGCACCGCGTCATCACGCCCCAGCCGCAGCAGTCCCTCGGCGATCATCGCGCCGTCGCGGATCCAGCTGCGCGCATAGGCGCGCGTGCCGGGCTGCAGGCGCGGTCCCACACGGCTGATCAGCATGTGCGCCAGCGCCGTGCGCAGGGTATCCGCCAGCACCTGGCCCTGCGGCGGCAGGTCCAGCCGCACCTGGTCGAGCTTGCCGCGCCAGCCAGCGGCGACCTCCTGCTGCAGCGAATCGGCATCCCACCAGCGCCGCGCCGGTCCGCTGCCGCCGGTCATCGGCACCATCACCTCGATGCTTCGCACCTCGCCGGGCGCCAGGCGCATGCGATAGACCAGTGCCGCCGATGCAAGCCCCGTGGGATCGCGATCGATGCGCGTGGCCGCTGGCAGCTTGCCGCCCGCGAGATGGGACACGGCCATGCCGGCATCGAACGAGGTCGCGAACGCGGCGGTCGGCACCTGCTTGGCGAACACGCGCGGCACACCGGCGACGCTGATGGTGCCGCCATCCACCGCGATCGACTGGATGCGGCTCACGCCGCCCAGCGTGTTGAGGAACTGCGCGGGCGGATTGACCTGCAGCGGCCGCGCGGCCAGCGCGAGCGTGAACTCGCGGGCGCGGGCACCGGTATTGGCCAGCCTGTAGCGCGCCACCAGCTGCGAGGCGGCCGGCGTGCCCTGCGCGAAGGCGGTGATGCGCAGCGCCATGTCCCCATGCCGCCAGTCGACGCTCGGCACCGGCAGATAGCCGTCCTGCAAGGACTGGCGAGGCGCCGCATCCGCCCAGGTCACGAGCTTGCCGTCCACGGTCACGAACGGCTCGAGGCTGAAACCGCCCTTGCCCACCTCGATCGCGCCGTCCTCGCCGATCAGGCCCTGCTGCAGGCCGCCGTCAAGGCCGACGATCGTCCAGTACGGCTGCTCGCCGCTGAAGCCGCGCGGGAACCAGCCGCGCGGTGCGTCGGCGGCCACCGCTTTCACGAAATCATTTGCGTGCGCCGAGAAGGCCAATGGCTGCACGCGCGCCGCGGCCAGCGCGAAGCGGTCGCCTGGTCCCGCGCGCAGGTCCAGCGCCAGGTAGCGCGCCTCGGCCTCCGGCAGCGCGATCCAGTCGCGCCCACCGTTGCCGCCCGCCACGTTGCGCACATCGCGCCAAACCAGGCCGTCGTCGGACAACTGCACGTCGTAGCGCGCGGCCTGTGCGCCGGGCAGCCAGTCGAGCACCAGCCCGCCGAATTCGCGGATGCTGCCGAGATCGAGCACCAGCCGCTGCCCGGCCGGCGCGACGTTCGCGGCGCGCCATGCAGTCGCGGTATTCCCGTCGACCGCCGCCGCGGCATCGCCCGCCGTGGCCGATGCCGCGGCCGACAACGGGCTGGCATCGACCGGCGCCAGTTCGCTGAAGGTCAGCGCATCGAAACACACCGATCCGCGCCCGCCGACGTTGTTGTACACCGTGAACTCGATCCGGCTGCTGGCGCGCAGCGCAGGAGCCGCATCCGGCCCCCAGGCGCGCACCACGTGGCGCGCCTTGTGGCGCACCGGGGTCCAGCGCCTGGGAAGCTCGTACTTCGGCTGGTTCACCCACCACACGTTGTCGCCGCTGGCATCCACCAGCTTGAACTGCAGGTCGTTGGCCGGCGCGTTGCCGCGCAGCTGCAGATCGAAGCGGTAGTTGCCGGGATAGGTGATGGCCAGATCGCGCTGGATGCCTGCATGGCCGGAGACGCCGTTGAAGTCGTAGTCGAGGCACAGTGCCGCGCCATCGGCGCCGTCGACCTGGCGGATCGTGCCGCTGACCTGGTTGGAGGTGACCACGCGCCATGCCGCGGGATCGGAGAAATCATCCAGCACGCGCGTGGACAGCACCTCCTGCGCCACCGCCGGAAACGCGGCCATGCCGGCCACGGCCAGCACCGCACGCAACAGCACGTTCTTCGGCACCGCAATCACCCCTTTACGCTGCCCAGCAGCAGGCCCTGGATGTAGTAGCGCTGCAGCGCCAGGAACAGCAGCAGCACCGGCAGCACGGTCACCACCGCGCCGGCCATCATCATCTCCACGTCCATGATGTGCTCGCGCGACAGCGACGCCAGCGCCACAGGGAGCGTGTAGTTCGCCTGCTCGGTGAGCACGATCAACGGCCACATGAAGTCGTTCCAGGAGCCCATGAAGGTGAAGATGGCGAGCGTCACCAGCACCGGCTTGAGCATCGGCAGCACCACCTGGAAGAAGATGCGCGGCTCGCCGGCGCCGTCGATGCGCGCGGCTTCCAGCAGTTCGTCCGGGATCGAACGCGCGTATTGCCTGACCAGGAAGATGCCGAACACCGAGGCCAGCGCCGGGAAAATCACGCCGCCGAAGCTGTTGACCAGGCCGAGTTCCTTCATCAGCAGGAACAGCGGCAGCATCGCCACCTGCGCGGGCACCACCAGCGCCGCCAGCAGCATCTGGAACACGCGCTCGCGGCCGCGGAAGCGCAGCTTGGCAAAGGCGTAACCGGCCATGGTGTTGACCAGCAGCGAACCCGCGGTGATCGCCACGGACACCAGCAGGCTGTTGGCGAAATTGCGTGCCATGCCGGTGCGCGCGAACAGCGCGTGGTAGTTCGCCAGCGTGGCCTGCGAAGGCACCAGCGGCGGCGGGAACCCGCTGGCCTCGCCGGCCGGCATGAACGACACGGACGCCATCCACGCCAGCGGCGCCAGGCTGAGCAGCGCCAGCACGGCGAGCGCGCCGTTGACCAGCAGCACCGCGCTACGCGCTTCGCCCACGCCGCGGCTCATACCAGCCCCCGACGTCGCCCGATGCGCAGCAGCAGTGTCGTCACGGCCAGGATCACCAGGAACAGCATGAACGCCACCGCCGAGGCGCGCCCGAGGTTCCACCACTTGAAGCCTTCCTCGAACATGAAATACAGCACGCTGACCGTCGACTGCAGCGGGTCGCCGCGGGTCATGACGTAAGGCTCGGCAAACAGCTGGAAGTAGCCGGAGACGGTGATCACCCCGACCACCAGCAGCACCGGCCCGAGCATCGGCAGGGTGATGTGCAGGAACTGGCGCCAGCGCGAGGCGCCGTCGATGCGCGCGGCTTCGTACAGGTCGACCGGGATCGCCTGCAGCCCGGCGATGAAGATCACCATGTTGTAGCCGAAGTTCTTCCACACGGCGAACAGGATGATGGTTGGCATGGCCCAGGCCGGATCGCCGAGCCAGTCGACCGGGCCGATGCCGACGTGCCCCAGCGCCCAGTTCACCAGCCCGTAACTGGAATGGAACAGGTAGCGCCAGATCACAGCCACCGCCACGAGGGTTGTGACCACCGGCGCGAACAGCGCGGTGCGGAAGAACGCCCTGGCGCGCGCCAGCCCCGAGTTCAGCAGCAGCGCCGCGCCCAGGGACACCGCCACCGACAGCGGCACGCCCACCACCACGAAGTAACTGGTGTTCCACAGCGCCTTCCAGAACAGCGGCGTCTGCAGCAGGTCGATGTAGTTGCCCAGCGCCACGAAGCGCAGGTTGCCAGGCTCGGCCAGCGCATAGAGATCGAAGTCGGTGAGGCTGATCAGCAGCGCCGACAGGACGGGCAGCGCGAAAAACACGCCGAGCACCAGCAGCGCCGGCGCCGCGAACAGCCACCCGGCCAGCGCGGCGCGGTTCAAGGCGCTGCCTCCGTCTTGCGCGCGCGTACCCAGCGCCGTTTGGCGAGGATGTCGTCGACCTTGGCGTCGAGCCGGCGCATGGCCTCGGATTGCGATTCGCGGCCGCGCACGACGCGCTCGGTGGCAAGACGCAGCTCCTGCGCGATGCGCTCCCATTCCAGCACCTGCGGCGTCGGCTCGACGCGCTCGAGCTGGTCGCGGAAGGCGCGCGAGCGTTCATCGTTGGCCAGCGCCGGATCCTCCCAGGTACTGCGTCGCGGCGGCAGATTGCCGATCATCGCGTGGAAGCGCTTCTGGACATCGGGGCGGGAAAGATACTCGACCAGCTTCCATGCCGCCTCCTTGCGCGGCGAATCGCGGAACAGCACCAGGCTGGTGCCGCCGGCGATGCCGGCACCGGGGCCGTCGGGCCCCGGCAGGGCCATCGTGCCCCACTCGCCGGCGAGCGCCGGCGGCTCGCGGCGGCGGAACTCGCGGATGTTCCAGGGACCGGACAGGTAGAACGCGAAGCTGCCTTTGAAGAACTCGTCCCAGACGTTGGATATCTGGGTTTCCGACACCGCCGGCGCCCAGCCCTGTTCGAACATGTCGACATAGAACGCGAGTGCACGACCGATGCCCGGCGAGCTGAAATTGCCGCGTCCGTTGTCGTCGCGCAGCATCGGGGCGTCCTGCTGCAGGGCCAGCGACACCTGCGGCTCGAACTCGTTGAGCGGCATGAGGATCGCGTGCCGCCCGGGCCCGACCTCACGCTGGACGGCGGCCA
It includes:
- a CDS encoding sugar ABC transporter substrate-binding protein — translated: MLLAVVLVAGCARQDDDVLRFWAMGREAEVVTELIADFEREHPGIRVEVQHIPWSAAHEKLLTAFAGDGLPDICQLGNTWMPEFAALGVLEPLQDRVDASPVVREDDYFPGIWGTNVIDGTLLGVPWYVDTRLLYYRKDILRAAGVERLPVTWEEWRVAMAAVQREVGPGRHAILMPLNEFEPQVSLALQQDAPMLRDDNGRGNFSSPGIGRALAFYVDMFEQGWAPAVSETQISNVWDEFFKGSFAFYLSGPWNIREFRRREPPALAGEWGTMALPGPDGPGAGIAGGTSLVLFRDSPRKEAAWKLVEYLSRPDVQKRFHAMIGNLPPRRSTWEDPALANDERSRAFRDQLERVEPTPQVLEWERIAQELRLATERVVRGRESQSEAMRRLDAKVDDILAKRRWVRARKTEAAP
- a CDS encoding discoidin domain-containing protein, whose amino-acid sequence is MAAFPAVAQEVLSTRVLDDFSDPAAWRVVTSNQVSGTIRQVDGADGAALCLDYDFNGVSGHAGIQRDLAITYPGNYRFDLQLRGNAPANDLQFKLVDASGDNVWWVNQPKYELPRRWTPVRHKARHVVRAWGPDAAPALRASSRIEFTVYNNVGGRGSVCFDALTFSELAPVDASPLSAAASATAGDAAAAVDGNTATAWRAANVAPAGQRLVLDLGSIREFGGLVLDWLPGAQAARYDVQLSDDGLVWRDVRNVAGGNGGRDWIALPEAEARYLALDLRAGPGDRFALAAARVQPLAFSAHANDFVKAVAADAPRGWFPRGFSGEQPYWTIVGLDGGLQQGLIGEDGAIEVGKGGFSLEPFVTVDGKLVTWADAAPRQSLQDGYLPVPSVDWRHGDMALRITAFAQGTPAASQLVARYRLANTGARAREFTLALAARPLQVNPPAQFLNTLGGVSRIQSIAVDGGTISVAGVPRVFAKQVPTAAFATSFDAGMAVSHLAGGKLPAATRIDRDPTGLASAALVYRMRLAPGEVRSIEVMVPMTGGSGPARRWWDADSLQQEVAAGWRGKLDQVRLDLPPQGQVLADTLRTALAHMLISRVGPRLQPGTRAYARSWIRDGAMIAEGLLRLGRDDAVREYLEWYAPHQFDDGMVPCCVDDRGSDPVPENDSHGELVFTIAEYWRYSGDRAFLERMWPHVRGAFDYMERLRASERTQANRARNPAFYGMMPASISHEGYSAKPMHSYWDNFWALRGYKDAVVVAEALGHLDDAARMAAARDQFREDLDASLRAAARLHGIDYLPGAAELGDFDATSTTIALAPGGEQGRLPTDLLHNTFERYWREFSARRDGTREWTAYTPYEWRNVGAFVRLGWRERAQEAAQWFFADRAPPAWNQWAEVVTPTPRTPFFLGDLPHAWVASDFVRSALDMFAYVREVDDSIVLAAGVPEDWLAHGVAIHGLRTPQGTLGYALRREGGALVLEVADGLQPPAGGLVLPWPCRGSTPGATTINGVPAAWQDGELRIRELPARVEVALR
- a CDS encoding sugar ABC transporter permease, whose amino-acid sequence is MNRAALAGWLFAAPALLVLGVFFALPVLSALLISLTDFDLYALAEPGNLRFVALGNYIDLLQTPLFWKALWNTSYFVVVGVPLSVAVSLGAALLLNSGLARARAFFRTALFAPVVTTLVAVAVIWRYLFHSSYGLVNWALGHVGIGPVDWLGDPAWAMPTIILFAVWKNFGYNMVIFIAGLQAIPVDLYEAARIDGASRWRQFLHITLPMLGPVLLVVGVITVSGYFQLFAEPYVMTRGDPLQSTVSVLYFMFEEGFKWWNLGRASAVAFMLFLVILAVTTLLLRIGRRRGLV
- a CDS encoding carbohydrate ABC transporter permease, encoding MSRGVGEARSAVLLVNGALAVLALLSLAPLAWMASVSFMPAGEASGFPPPLVPSQATLANYHALFARTGMARNFANSLLVSVAITAGSLLVNTMAGYAFAKLRFRGRERVFQMLLAALVVPAQVAMLPLFLLMKELGLVNSFGGVIFPALASVFGIFLVRQYARSIPDELLEAARIDGAGEPRIFFQVVLPMLKPVLVTLAIFTFMGSWNDFMWPLIVLTEQANYTLPVALASLSREHIMDVEMMMAGAVVTVLPVLLLFLALQRYYIQGLLLGSVKG